GCAATAGCTCTGCCGATGCAAGCAATACATGCTAGTAGTACATTGGTACTGACTTAACTAAAAATTGTTTTCTGGGCCGATCACACGCTTTGCTGCAGCTAGCAAGCATACACAAGTTGCTGATCAGCTTGCGTCAATCCCATCACTTTGATTAACTTAAGATGAATCTGACGAAAGATCTATCTCTATCTACGGATCGATGTGCAGATAGAGCTAGCTTGTATATGTGTGACATCATTTTGCATAGCTTGCGAGGCATCAAACCTTTTGGATGGATGCTTTCAGCACAAGTCTCTGGCTCTCTGCATGCACGAGAGCTTAGTTAATTAATCGGTTGCTTCATACTCCTACTACTACGGAGTATTAGCCAAGTGACGTGCGCTTTTGCTTCGTCTTAGGAAGCAGCAGcttagttatttttttttagaacatcgCAGTTTAGTTAATCAGCTCCGGTTAGCTATATAGTTGCATTGGGTGGTCAAACACTTGACCGAGAATAGTTGTTTGGAATTAATATTTGGAGGCTGAGGGAACAATgtgcttagctagctagcttggtaACTCCCTTGCCTTTCACGTTACACGTAAATACGTACTGCACATTCCACAAGCAAAAGGGTTTAAAGTTAAATACTCGGTCGCCTTACGTGAGAGAATTCCCAAACATGTAAATTAACGAGCTACCATGCACAATGTCAACAACAGAaatcatatatatgtatatatagtgGATGAAGGCACTCATTCCATATAATTTTATCATTTTACTGTATTATATTCTAGCTGATGGTGGTGGACACACATGGCCAATTTTTAATTAGGAATTTAGTGAAGTTGTTTTCAGTGCTGGAGATACGAATTAATTAAGGCTATAAGTAATGAAACAATATATAAGAGAATTAAAATTATATGAGCAAAAGAGAGTTAAATTAACATAGAATTTTATCCAACAACTGATCATACATATACACCAACAACATACGTACATACACACAAATTAAATTAGACATCTATCTACACTTAATCAGTAGTTCTAGCTATAGTACACTTACTCTAGCTCCTTCTATATTACATATTAATACATCCATACATAAGTACATAACTAATCTAGATCAATCGGCCGGCAGAATGCAGCACCGAATAATAAGAATCTGTAATGAATGTGTGTCTAGATCTAGAGAGTTGTTAAATCACTTTCTCCTAGCTATCTAGGCTCCTCCTTCTAATTAGCAGGCAGCCTGCATGCATCGATCACATCCTGTCCTTGGAAGAATTAGCAGGCAGCAGCTGCTGGTCTGCCCCAAACATGGAGAAGTCGCTGTTCATCGTCAGCTGGTCTGGCCCAATTAACATGCTTCTTTTGGATGCACTCCGAAACGTATGATCAACACCTCCTTCACTGCTATCCCTCTTCCTTGTCGTGCTGGCCTCGTCGTCTTCGAAGAACCCAGCGCCGGTATCCGGTGCCGGAAGGTTGTCGAAGAGGTGGGAGACGGCGGAGTAGTCCTCGAGGTAGTCGGAGACGGACGGAGGCCTCGGCATCGGCATctgcatcggcatcggcatcggcatgcgCATCCGGgaggtcgaggaggaggagtcgtAATGGTCTTGTTGGTGCTGAGTATGCTGCTGGCTGTCCatggatgaggaggagggctgctcgtgctcgtggtgcagcagcagctgcgacAGCTGTGGGTTGGGCTTCTTGTAGATCCTGCACAGCACCCAATCGTCCAGCTGCAACAAGCAGAAGAAAATTCATAGAATATCAAGCATGTGTCGACGATAGATGCACGTTGCAGCAAAATTAACAGTCGGTAGATATCTGTAGCTTTTGAAAGGTAGGTTAGAAAGCTAGCGAGTAGATAGCTAGATAGCTAGGTATCTCTTGTTGGTGCAAGTCTCTTTCTTGAAGAGAATATCCCCGGGGTAAAACAAACTGCTTGGACagtagctatagctagctactaCTAGTTCATTAATTAAGGTTACTTGCTTGCTCCAACCTTAACTTGCATCCACACACACAGAACTACAGAAGTAAAAGCAaacgaaaaaagaagaaaactacAAAAGTGTAGCAGGAAGGAAAGGTttccaagctagctagctcgatgGAGGTCGATCTCTTCTTCGTTCACAACCACATAAAACATGTGTATGTGAGAGCTGAATATATAATTAAGCTAGATAGCACACAAAGAATGTATAATTGAATGAAGAAATTAACAGTTGCTAGCCAGGGAGTGCAAGATAATTAATTATGATTGAAATTGAAACATGCATGGTTGTTGCATGCCAATATATGAATCAAATACTTACCCTCATGGACGGtgccgacgacgccgacgatcGCATGGGAGGAGGGCGGTAGGCGTGTGGCCGTGCATCGGCGAGGCGGTACTCGTGCATGATCCAGTTGGTCTTGACCCCCTTGGGGGGCCGGCCCTGGTAGAACACCAGGGCCTTCTTtacccccaccaccaccctatGAGTCGTCGACATGATGGGCTTGTCGGTGCCGGTGGCCTTCCAGTACCCTGACCCGGCGGCGCGGTTGGGGCGCACGCCGTTGGGGTACTTGCGGTCGCGCGGGCTGAAGAAGTACATGCACTCGTTATTGCTGAGATATTCCGCCGCGCCGTTGGAACTGGACGGGAGGTCCCATGGGTCGAGCTTGTAGATGTCCACCTCGGCGATGACccccggccatggcgccgaaGAATTCGAGGCGCGCTTGCGGAGGTAGTGCACGATCAGCTCCTCGTCCGTCGGGTGGAACCGGAACCCCGCCGGCAGCAACGCCATGCCTCCcctcctctgctgctgcacctCGATTGTCATCCCCAAATAAATTAACTCGAtctttgattgattgattgatttgaGATCGAGGTGAGGAATGGAAGGTAGttggggagaggaggaggagaaggtttgaaattttgggaggtggagaggaggagaaggttATAAAGGGCCGGCCGGAGGGCATGGCTGTTGTAATTATCGCTCGCCGGTGACGAGAGGGATGATGCATGCACGGGTGGATATGCGTGTGCGCGCGTGCAACGGTTGCAAAACTATAACTTCGTCCGCCATCAGCTCAGCTGATGCCCAATAGTGACGTACCATATACGTCATCAGTTCAGCTAGCAGCTATGCTGCATACGTATCAATCAATTGTTCGATCTATCACTGGCTTGAACAGTATGTCTTTAGGGGCCTCAGCTTAATTTTGTTCAAATCTAATTAAGAacacatgtatatatgcatgcttgTTGAATTGGAAATATGAAAAAGACACATGTGAAATAATTAATACGACTAGAAGTTAATCAGTTTTTTTTCAGATAAACAGATCGAGAATCGGACCAGAGAAGTGGAcaacatatatgcatgtaaaAATGTTGGATTGTAGATAAATCGATCGATGATTAGGTTAATTAGTACTTTTGATCATGCATGACACATTTGAATGATTTATATGAACCCAAAACACAAATATATAGTATGAATTGCAAGTTGTTTGGTTACACCATAAGAAAAATACGGCAGTATTATCAGGTGTTTGCCGTACTTGTGACTTAGAGAAACTTCTCAATGATGGTGGACTCAACtaaaatgtttcttttttcatgcaTGAGGGTGAGACTACATATAAATTAGCGCATATCAAACAAGCTCTctctatatatttttaaaagaaTATAGAATCGATCTCCAAAATGATCAAGTATAATGGAATTCGTTTAAATCAAAGAGACCCTAATATTATTATATCCCCTAGACCGGTTTTGACTTTTGCGCCTTTTCGATCGATTtatacatgcatacatgaGGGGAATGATTAGCTAGTTACTTAATTTGCGTGCTAGACGAGTTTAGCTTACCCAGGTAGTCCAAAGTCGCTGAAGACTTTGGAGAAAGGTCTTTCTTCCACTCCAGCTCCACTCCACGAGAATATCCCACGACGACCCGGTCATCGATCCGGCCACCTGATCGATCCATATGCATGGTACATTCGCATGCATTAATAATGTGTATACAAGATGTAGTTTAATTAAAAAGGCTCATgtagctgcatgcatgcaatttcTAAAGAAAAAGCTAATTAGTTTGATATCctagaagaaggaagaagaaaaaaactagcTCCTGGCATGCACGCGTACATTCtaatacacatgcatgcatgcatgccactataacatgtgatttttttttgcgggtgtATAAGGGGCGGAGTGCTGATGCTCATCTATTGAGTATTTAGTTCATAAGTATGAAAAATTCACAAATATAGCACAGGCCATTAGTCACATCTTAGCAccatctttttttaatttttggcTCCGCCACTGGGTGTATATCTATATAAACACATGTGATTCTTGCACGTGCGTGCATGCCTGACTGTGTAATTGGGGTGGATATGTACAGAGAGGGAGTTGCACAAGTCGCTAcgtct
The Brachypodium distachyon strain Bd21 chromosome 2, Brachypodium_distachyon_v3.0, whole genome shotgun sequence genome window above contains:
- the LOC100824786 gene encoding NAC transcription factor 29 produces the protein MTIEVQQQRRGGMALLPAGFRFHPTDEELIVHYLRKRASNSSAPWPGVIAEVDIYKLDPWDLPSSSNGAAEYLSNNECMYFFSPRDRKYPNGVRPNRAAGSGYWKATGTDKPIMSTTHRVVVGVKKALVFYQGRPPKGVKTNWIMHEYRLADARPHAYRPPPMRSSASSAPSMRLDDWVLCRIYKKPNPQLSQLLLHHEHEQPSSSSMDSQQHTQHQQDHYDSSSSTSRMRMPMPMPMQMPMPRPPSVSDYLEDYSAVSHLFDNLPAPDTGAGFFEDDEASTTRKRDSSEGGVDHTFRSASKRSMLIGPDQLTMNSDFSMFGADQQLLPANSSKDRM